CACTCGTTCACGGGCGCGACATTCTCCGCGCGGGGCCCCTTGGGATCCTGGACCAGGTCGAATTCCACCCTCTGCCCCTTCGAGAGCGACTTGAAGCCCGTTCCCTGAATTGCCGAGTGGTGGACGAA
This genomic interval from Longimicrobiaceae bacterium contains the following:
- a CDS encoding cold shock domain-containing protein, encoding FVHHSAIQGTGFKSLSKGQRVEFDLVQDPKGPRAENVAPVNE